A window from Tenacibaculum singaporense encodes these proteins:
- a CDS encoding ABC transporter permease, producing the protein MKRLRLIIEREFIAKVRNKSFIVMTFLSPLLMIGMGALVFFLMKKNDEKVKKIVYVDESGMFSKDIFKDSKTVKYEDFTALGIEDSKKKVEDGDYYGALYIPKQDSLEMLAKSIEFFSKDSPSMSIMESLEDKIDKELRHKKLTSFGIDIAHIEESKISSEIKMLNFSGEKSSKLINGLKIGVGAIAGYLLMMFVMIYGTSVMRSVIEEKTSRIIEVIVSSVKPFQLMLGKIIGNASAGLLQFFIWGILFLVFSLVASSFFGVDMMEMQSAKVSPEQMEAIQQTAANKGEMIVQEIFRLPLIKMFFLFIFYFLGGYMLYSSLFAAVGAAVDNETDTQQFMMPIMLPLILAVYVGFATVINDPHGPVSVIFSYIPFTSPIVMLMRIPFGVAWWEIAISMLLLILTFMVIVWIAAKIYRVGILMYGKKPTYKDLWKWIRYNG; encoded by the coding sequence ATGAAAAGATTACGATTAATTATAGAACGCGAGTTTATTGCTAAGGTTAGAAATAAGTCGTTTATCGTTATGACTTTCTTAAGTCCACTGTTAATGATTGGTATGGGGGCTTTAGTATTTTTCTTAATGAAGAAGAACGATGAAAAGGTTAAGAAGATAGTATATGTTGATGAGTCTGGAATGTTCTCTAAAGATATTTTTAAAGATTCAAAAACAGTAAAGTATGAAGATTTTACTGCTTTAGGAATTGAAGATTCTAAAAAGAAGGTAGAAGATGGTGATTATTACGGGGCTTTATATATTCCGAAACAAGATAGTTTAGAAATGTTGGCAAAATCGATTGAGTTTTTCTCTAAAGACTCACCAAGTATGTCTATCATGGAAAGTTTAGAGGATAAAATTGATAAGGAGTTACGTCATAAAAAACTAACAAGCTTCGGAATTGATATTGCACATATTGAGGAGTCTAAAATTTCATCAGAAATAAAAATGTTGAATTTCTCTGGGGAAAAATCATCTAAATTAATCAACGGATTAAAGATTGGTGTAGGAGCTATTGCAGGATATTTATTGATGATGTTTGTGATGATTTACGGAACATCAGTAATGCGTAGTGTTATTGAAGAAAAAACAAGCAGAATTATTGAGGTGATCGTTTCTTCTGTGAAACCTTTTCAATTAATGTTAGGAAAGATTATTGGAAATGCATCAGCTGGATTGTTACAGTTCTTTATTTGGGGAATTTTGTTTTTAGTGTTTAGCCTAGTAGCATCTTCTTTCTTTGGTGTTGATATGATGGAAATGCAGTCGGCAAAAGTATCACCAGAACAAATGGAAGCTATTCAACAAACAGCAGCCAATAAAGGTGAAATGATTGTGCAAGAAATTTTCAGATTGCCTTTAATAAAAATGTTCTTCTTATTCATTTTCTACTTCTTAGGAGGGTATATGTTGTATAGCTCGTTGTTTGCAGCAGTAGGAGCAGCGGTAGATAATGAAACGGACACACAACAATTTATGATGCCTATTATGTTACCATTAATTTTGGCAGTGTATGTAGGTTTTGCAACGGTAATTAATGATCCTCACGGACCAGTGTCAGTAATATTTTCTTATATACCATTCACATCTCCAATAGTGATGTTAATGAGAATTCCGTTTGGAGTTGCTTGGTGGGAAATAGCCATTTCTATGTTGCTATTAATTCTTACTTTTATGGTGATTGTATGGATTGCTGCTAAAATTTATCGCGTGGGTATTTTAATGTATGGTAAAAAGCCGACTTATAAAGATTTATGGAAGTGGATTCGTTACAATGGGTAA
- a CDS encoding ABC transporter ATP-binding protein: MNNLLEINNVVKRYGDYTALNNVSMHIPKGSVFGLLGPNGAGKTSLIRIINQITMPDAGGIILDGEKLAPNHIEHIGYLPEERGLYKSMKVGEQALYLAQLKGLSKSEAKKRLKYWFDKFDIGAWWNKKIEELSKGMAQKVQFIVTVLHQPKLLIFDEPFSGFDPINAQLIAKEILQLRDEGATIIFSTHRMESVEEMCDYIALINKSNKILDGKLEDIKKEFRTNTFQVGLATSNSKEVEQKLKENFEVLPADFKLLNEGLKLNVKLTNGSSPNDLLSYLTNQGQVQHFVELVPSANDIFIQAIHKNS, encoded by the coding sequence ATGAACAATTTATTAGAAATTAATAATGTAGTAAAGCGTTATGGCGATTATACTGCATTAAATAATGTTTCGATGCACATTCCTAAAGGAAGTGTTTTTGGTTTATTAGGACCTAACGGTGCAGGAAAAACCTCACTTATTAGAATTATCAACCAAATAACAATGCCTGACGCTGGTGGAATTATATTAGACGGAGAAAAGTTAGCTCCAAACCATATAGAACATATAGGTTACCTGCCAGAAGAAAGAGGGTTGTATAAAAGTATGAAGGTAGGAGAGCAGGCATTGTACCTTGCTCAATTAAAAGGGTTGAGTAAATCGGAAGCTAAAAAACGATTGAAATATTGGTTTGATAAATTTGATATAGGTGCTTGGTGGAATAAAAAGATTGAAGAGCTATCTAAAGGAATGGCTCAAAAGGTACAGTTTATAGTAACGGTATTACATCAGCCTAAATTATTAATTTTTGATGAGCCTTTTTCTGGATTTGATCCTATTAATGCACAACTAATAGCTAAAGAAATTTTACAGTTGCGTGATGAAGGTGCTACCATTATTTTTTCTACCCATAGAATGGAGTCTGTTGAGGAGATGTGTGATTATATAGCTTTGATTAATAAGTCGAATAAAATTTTAGATGGTAAGCTAGAAGATATTAAAAAGGAGTTTAGAACAAATACTTTTCAGGTTGGATTAGCAACTTCTAATTCAAAAGAAGTGGAGCAAAAGCTTAAAGAAAACTTCGAGGTCTTACCGGCAGATTTCAAACTGTTAAACGAAGGGTTAAAATTAAATGTAAAACTTACCAACGGAAGTTCTCCAAACGATTTATTATCGTATTTAACCAACCAAGGTCAAGTACAGCATTTTGTAGAGTTAGTACCAAGTGCTAATGATATTTTTATTCAAGCAATCCATAAAAACAGTTAA
- a CDS encoding 3-hydroxyacyl-CoA dehydrogenase/enoyl-CoA hydratase family protein — MARRIKKVAIIGSGIMGSGIACHFANIGVEVLLLDIVPRELNDKEKAKGLTLEDKVVRNRLVNDALTASLKSKPSPIYNKKFADRITTGNLEDDLHKVKDVDWIMEVVVERLDIKQSVFEQVEKYRTPGTIISTNTSGIPIKFMNEGRSEDFRKHFAVTHFFNPPRYLKLFEVVPGPDCKQEVTDFLMDYGSKFLGKTSVLAKDTPAFIGNRIGIFGIQSLFHQVKELGLTIEEVDKLTGPVIGRPKSATFRTVDVVGLDTLVHVANGIYENCPNDEAHDLFKLPDFINTMMENKWLGNKTKQGFYKKTTNAEGKREILALDLDTMEYRPSKKAKFATLELTKTIDKPIDRFKVLVGGKDKAGEFYRKNFAAMFAYVQNRIPEISDELYRIDDAMKAGFGWENGPFEIWDAVGVEKGIELMKAEGKEPAAWVTEMVAKGEKSFYTVKDGATYYYDVPAKAQVKKPGQDSFIILDNIRKTTEVFKNSGVVIEDLGDGILNCEFQSKMNTIGGDVLAGLNKAVDLAEKDFQGLVIGNQAANFSVGANIGMIFMMAVEQEYDELNMAIKYFQDTMMRMRYSAIPTIAAPHGMALGGGCELSLHADKVVAAAETYIGLVEFGVGVIPGGGGSKEMALRAQDLFHTGDVQLNVLQEHFLTIGMAKVATSAYEAYDLNLLQKGKDVVVVNKDRQIAEAKKHAVLLAEAGYTQPVKRKDVLVLGKQALGMFLVGTDSMEASKYISEHDQKIANKLAYVMAGGDLSEPTKVTEQYLLDLEREAFLSLTTERKTLERIQHMLKTGKPLRN, encoded by the coding sequence ATGGCAAGAAGAATTAAAAAAGTAGCAATTATCGGTTCTGGTATCATGGGATCAGGTATTGCATGTCATTTTGCTAACATTGGCGTTGAAGTATTGCTTTTGGACATCGTTCCAAGAGAGCTTAACGACAAAGAAAAAGCAAAAGGATTAACCTTAGAAGACAAAGTAGTTCGTAACCGTTTGGTAAATGATGCTTTGACTGCTTCGTTAAAGTCGAAACCATCACCTATCTACAATAAAAAATTTGCAGATAGAATTACTACTGGAAACCTTGAGGACGATTTACACAAAGTTAAAGATGTAGATTGGATTATGGAAGTAGTTGTTGAACGCTTAGACATTAAACAAAGTGTTTTTGAGCAAGTTGAAAAATATCGCACTCCTGGTACTATTATTTCTACCAACACTTCAGGTATTCCTATTAAGTTTATGAACGAAGGACGTAGTGAAGATTTCCGTAAGCACTTTGCGGTTACACACTTTTTTAACCCTCCTCGTTATTTAAAATTATTTGAAGTTGTTCCAGGACCTGACTGTAAACAAGAAGTTACAGACTTCTTAATGGATTATGGTTCTAAATTCTTAGGAAAAACTTCAGTATTAGCTAAAGATACACCAGCATTTATTGGGAACCGTATAGGTATCTTTGGAATCCAATCGTTATTCCACCAAGTAAAAGAATTAGGCTTAACTATTGAAGAGGTTGATAAATTAACAGGACCAGTTATTGGACGTCCTAAATCAGCTACTTTCCGTACTGTTGATGTTGTTGGATTAGATACTTTAGTACACGTTGCTAACGGAATCTACGAAAACTGTCCTAACGACGAAGCACACGACTTATTTAAGTTGCCAGATTTCATCAACACAATGATGGAAAACAAATGGTTAGGTAACAAAACCAAACAAGGTTTTTATAAGAAAACAACCAATGCAGAAGGAAAGCGTGAAATTTTAGCCTTAGATTTAGATACGATGGAATACCGTCCGTCTAAAAAAGCAAAATTCGCTACCTTAGAACTAACAAAAACAATCGATAAGCCAATTGACCGATTTAAAGTATTAGTTGGCGGAAAAGATAAAGCGGGAGAATTTTACCGTAAGAACTTCGCAGCAATGTTTGCCTACGTTCAAAATAGAATTCCAGAAATTTCTGACGAATTATACAGAATTGACGATGCCATGAAAGCTGGTTTCGGATGGGAAAATGGTCCTTTCGAAATTTGGGATGCTGTAGGAGTTGAAAAAGGTATCGAATTAATGAAAGCTGAAGGAAAGGAACCAGCTGCTTGGGTTACTGAAATGGTAGCTAAAGGAGAAAAATCTTTCTATACAGTTAAAGACGGTGCAACATATTACTACGATGTACCTGCAAAAGCTCAAGTTAAAAAACCAGGACAAGATTCATTTATCATCTTAGATAATATTCGTAAAACTACTGAGGTATTCAAAAACTCTGGAGTTGTTATTGAAGATTTAGGAGACGGAATCTTAAACTGTGAATTCCAATCTAAAATGAACACTATTGGTGGTGATGTTTTAGCAGGATTAAACAAAGCGGTTGATTTAGCTGAAAAAGACTTCCAAGGATTAGTAATTGGTAACCAAGCTGCAAACTTCTCAGTAGGTGCCAACATCGGAATGATTTTTATGATGGCTGTTGAGCAAGAGTACGATGAGTTAAACATGGCTATCAAATATTTCCAAGATACCATGATGCGTATGCGTTACTCTGCAATTCCTACCATTGCTGCTCCTCACGGAATGGCGTTAGGTGGTGGATGTGAATTATCATTACACGCTGATAAAGTAGTTGCTGCTGCTGAAACATACATCGGATTAGTAGAGTTTGGAGTTGGAGTAATTCCTGGTGGTGGTGGATCTAAAGAAATGGCGTTAAGAGCACAAGACTTATTCCATACTGGTGATGTTCAATTAAATGTATTACAAGAGCACTTCTTAACTATTGGTATGGCTAAAGTTGCAACTTCAGCTTATGAAGCATACGACTTAAACCTACTACAAAAAGGAAAAGATGTTGTGGTTGTAAACAAAGACCGTCAAATTGCAGAAGCTAAAAAGCACGCTGTGTTATTAGCTGAAGCAGGTTATACACAACCAGTAAAACGTAAAGATGTTTTAGTATTAGGTAAGCAAGCCTTAGGAATGTTCTTAGTAGGAACTGATTCTATGGAAGCTTCTAAATATATTTCTGAACACGATCAGAAAATTGCAAACAAACTAGCCTATGTAATGGCTGGAGGAGATTTATCAGAACCAACAAAAGTTACTGAGCAGTATTTATTAGACCTTGAGCGTGAAGCTTTCTTAAGTTTAACTACTGAAAGAAAAACGTTAGAGCGTATTCAGCATATGTTAAAAACTGGTAAACCTTTACGTAATTAA
- a CDS encoding MarR family winged helix-turn-helix transcriptional regulator has translation MDKDKSIDHQLRATWQAVAKMYNEQAAKHDSTMATAFALLNIDFENGTPSTALGPLMGMEPTSLSRLLKTMEDKGVICREKNPNDGRSVILKLTKYGKEMREVSKGHVYQFNNKVREHITEEELETFFKVTTTINKLITDKLIYEEDIDNKAV, from the coding sequence ATGGACAAGGATAAATCAATAGATCACCAATTAAGAGCCACGTGGCAAGCCGTTGCAAAAATGTATAACGAGCAAGCTGCAAAGCATGATAGCACAATGGCTACGGCTTTTGCTTTATTGAATATAGATTTTGAAAACGGTACTCCTTCTACTGCTTTAGGACCGTTAATGGGAATGGAGCCTACAAGTCTTTCTCGTTTATTAAAAACAATGGAAGATAAAGGAGTTATATGTCGCGAGAAAAATCCTAATGATGGTAGAAGCGTTATTTTAAAGCTTACTAAATATGGTAAAGAAATGCGTGAAGTTTCAAAAGGGCATGTATACCAATTCAATAATAAAGTAAGAGAACATATTACTGAAGAAGAGTTAGAAACCTTCTTTAAAGTAACAACAACAATAAACAAACTAATTACAGATAAGTTAATATACGAAGAAGATATTGACAATAAAGCTGTATAA
- the katG gene encoding catalase/peroxidase HPI — MKDLHSHSSSKNGKCPFSQGANTEIHDNVMEWWPKSLNLDILHQHDTKTNPLGENFNYAEEFKKLDLEALKNDLKNLMTDSQDWWPADWGHYGGLMIRMAWHAAGTYRVADGRGGSNTGNQRFAPLNSWPDNGNLDKARRLLWPIKKKYGNKLSWADLIILAGNMAYESMGFKTFGFAGGREDIWHPEKDIYWGTEKEWLAPTKNRYGSDNNRESLENPLAAVQMGLIYVNPEGVDGKPDPLRTAQDVRETFKRMAMNDEETVALTAGGHTVGKAHGNGDADALGQSPEGAEIHNQGFGWMNPKGSGNAEHTVTSGLEGAWTTTPDRWNNTYFHLLLNHEWESKKSPAGAWQWEPINMDDADKPTDAHNPNIKRNPIMTDADMAMKMDPEYRKISEKFYKDPEYFADTFARAWFKLTHRDLGPNTRYLGADAPAETLIWQDPVPTVDYTLSDTEVEELKEKLLNSGLTRTELINTAWDSARTFRGSDFRGGANGARIRLAPQKDWEGNEPTRLKKVLDKLTEIQSGLSKKVSIADLIVLGGSAAVEKAAQEGGVNIKVPFTPGRGDATAEMTDAESFDVLEPLHDGYRNWQKKDYVVKPEELLLDRTQLMGLTAPEMTVLVGGMRVLGTNHGGTKHGVFTENEGVLSNDFFVNLTDMKYSWKPAGENLYNIVDRKTGSTKWTATRADLIFGSNSILRSYAEVYAQDDNKEKFVKDFVAAWTKVMNADRYDLA; from the coding sequence ATGAAAGATTTACACTCACACTCTTCTAGTAAAAACGGAAAGTGTCCTTTTTCTCAAGGCGCTAATACTGAAATACATGACAACGTTATGGAATGGTGGCCTAAATCATTGAATTTAGACATTCTACACCAACATGACACCAAAACCAATCCTTTAGGAGAAAATTTTAATTATGCTGAAGAATTTAAAAAATTAGATTTAGAAGCTCTTAAAAATGACCTAAAAAACTTAATGACCGATAGCCAAGATTGGTGGCCTGCCGATTGGGGACATTATGGTGGTTTAATGATTCGTATGGCGTGGCATGCTGCAGGTACTTATAGAGTTGCTGATGGCAGAGGTGGTAGTAATACAGGAAACCAACGTTTCGCTCCTTTAAATAGTTGGCCTGATAATGGTAATTTAGATAAAGCCAGACGACTATTATGGCCTATCAAGAAAAAATATGGTAATAAATTATCGTGGGCAGACCTTATTATTTTAGCAGGAAACATGGCTTACGAATCTATGGGATTCAAAACATTTGGTTTTGCTGGAGGACGTGAAGACATCTGGCATCCTGAAAAAGATATTTATTGGGGTACTGAAAAAGAATGGTTAGCACCTACCAAAAATAGATATGGAAGTGACAATAACCGTGAATCACTTGAAAACCCGCTTGCTGCTGTTCAAATGGGATTAATTTATGTAAACCCTGAAGGTGTAGACGGAAAACCTGATCCGTTAAGAACTGCACAAGATGTAAGAGAGACTTTTAAGCGAATGGCAATGAACGATGAAGAAACCGTTGCGTTGACAGCTGGTGGACACACCGTAGGAAAAGCTCATGGTAATGGTGATGCAGACGCTTTAGGTCAAAGTCCTGAAGGAGCTGAAATTCATAACCAAGGTTTTGGTTGGATGAATCCTAAAGGAAGTGGAAATGCTGAACATACTGTAACTAGTGGTTTAGAAGGCGCATGGACAACAACACCTGATAGATGGAATAACACATATTTCCATTTATTATTAAATCATGAATGGGAGTCAAAAAAGAGTCCTGCTGGTGCTTGGCAATGGGAACCTATTAACATGGATGATGCTGACAAGCCTACCGATGCCCACAACCCGAATATCAAAAGAAATCCTATCATGACTGATGCGGATATGGCAATGAAAATGGATCCTGAATACAGAAAAATATCTGAAAAATTCTATAAAGATCCTGAATATTTTGCTGATACCTTTGCACGTGCTTGGTTTAAATTAACACATCGTGATTTAGGACCTAATACACGTTATTTAGGTGCTGATGCTCCAGCAGAAACACTTATCTGGCAAGATCCAGTTCCTACTGTTGACTATACGTTAAGTGATACTGAAGTTGAAGAGTTAAAAGAAAAACTATTGAATAGCGGACTTACTCGTACTGAACTAATCAATACTGCTTGGGATAGTGCTAGAACTTTTAGAGGTTCTGACTTTAGAGGTGGTGCTAATGGAGCTCGTATTCGTTTAGCTCCACAAAAAGACTGGGAAGGAAACGAACCAACAAGATTAAAGAAAGTATTAGATAAGCTTACTGAAATTCAATCTGGGCTAAGTAAAAAAGTAAGTATTGCTGATTTAATTGTTTTAGGAGGGAGTGCAGCTGTTGAAAAAGCAGCTCAAGAAGGTGGTGTTAACATTAAAGTTCCTTTTACTCCTGGAAGAGGTGATGCAACCGCTGAAATGACCGATGCTGAATCTTTTGATGTTTTGGAACCTTTACATGACGGATATAGAAACTGGCAAAAGAAAGATTATGTAGTGAAACCTGAAGAATTATTATTAGACAGAACACAACTTATGGGCTTAACCGCTCCTGAAATGACTGTTTTAGTTGGAGGAATGCGTGTATTAGGAACCAACCACGGAGGAACTAAACATGGTGTGTTCACAGAAAATGAAGGTGTATTAAGTAACGACTTCTTTGTTAATCTTACCGACATGAAATACTCATGGAAGCCTGCTGGAGAAAACTTATACAATATTGTTGATCGTAAAACTGGAAGTACTAAATGGACAGCTACAAGAGCTGATTTAATATTTGGTTCAAATTCAATTTTACGTTCGTATGCTGAAGTATACGCACAAGACGATAACAAAGAAAAGTTTGTGAAAGATTTTGTAGCAGCTTGGACCAAAGTAATGAATGCTGACAGATATGATTTAGCATAA
- a CDS encoding thioredoxin family protein, whose product MVQELSQDNLSEVVAGNKKVVVQFSATWCGNCRIMKPKFKKLSSENEDMVFVIADAEKFPESRKLADVSNLPTFATFIDGKFVNQTQTNKFDVLKDLVNEVA is encoded by the coding sequence ATGGTACAAGAATTGAGTCAAGACAATTTATCAGAGGTTGTTGCAGGTAATAAAAAAGTAGTAGTACAGTTTTCAGCTACATGGTGTGGTAACTGTCGCATTATGAAACCTAAGTTTAAAAAATTATCTTCTGAAAACGAAGATATGGTTTTTGTAATTGCGGATGCAGAGAAGTTTCCAGAGAGTAGAAAACTTGCTGATGTAAGTAACTTACCTACCTTTGCTACTTTTATTGATGGTAAATTTGTAAATCAAACCCAAACTAACAAGTTTGATGTATTGAAAGATTTAGTAAACGAAGTAGCTTAA
- a CDS encoding DUF6952 family protein, producing the protein MKLPVIKHLTSFIEENDQDYVLETIETLEALTEVPSLKDEELDVIGELISNMYGAIEVDKMIKDGTPKKEALNNFMKRVLGSIDQ; encoded by the coding sequence ATGAAATTACCAGTAATTAAACACTTAACTTCATTTATTGAAGAAAACGATCAAGATTACGTACTAGAAACTATTGAAACTCTTGAAGCTTTAACTGAAGTTCCATCGTTAAAAGATGAAGAGTTAGACGTGATAGGAGAGTTAATCTCTAACATGTACGGAGCAATTGAAGTTGATAAAATGATTAAAGACGGAACACCTAAAAAAGAAGCGTTAAATAATTTTATGAAACGCGTTTTAGGTTCGATTGACCAATAG
- a CDS encoding mechanosensitive ion channel family protein: MKEVIKEITDFLNLRIPVGGKEVDITIKTVLFLIIGLILVKILLKYLKKLAKSKLEQEDKNKFDTIFSFTSWLAYVVVFSIALSSAGVNLSAILVASSALLIGIGLALQTFFQDIISGIFIILDKSVHVGDIIELDDKVGRVEEIKLRTTRAVTIDNKVLVIPNHKYLSNSLYNWTQNGTTTRESVTVGVAYGSDVALVKKLLMKAASEHPKVYQHPAPLVLFENFGDSSLNFKLIFTLNDSFQAAIPKSDIRFKIDELFREHNISIPFPQRDIHIVDAKGLRFEPPKKNNQKEIEGKEEGNSKEELNN, from the coding sequence ATGAAAGAAGTAATAAAAGAAATAACCGATTTTCTAAATCTTAGAATTCCAGTAGGAGGAAAAGAAGTAGATATTACAATAAAGACAGTTCTGTTTTTAATAATAGGTTTAATTCTTGTGAAAATTTTACTGAAGTACTTAAAAAAACTAGCTAAAAGTAAATTAGAACAAGAAGACAAGAATAAGTTTGATACTATTTTCTCTTTTACAAGTTGGTTAGCTTATGTAGTTGTTTTTTCAATAGCTTTAAGTTCAGCAGGAGTTAATTTAAGTGCAATTTTAGTAGCATCCTCTGCCTTATTAATAGGTATTGGTTTGGCTTTGCAAACTTTTTTTCAGGATATAATATCTGGAATTTTTATCATTCTTGATAAAAGTGTTCATGTTGGAGATATTATTGAGTTAGATGACAAAGTTGGTAGGGTGGAAGAAATAAAGTTAAGAACTACAAGAGCCGTAACAATTGATAATAAAGTATTGGTTATTCCTAATCATAAGTATTTATCAAATAGTTTATATAACTGGACACAGAATGGCACCACTACTAGAGAAAGTGTAACAGTGGGTGTAGCCTATGGTAGTGATGTAGCTTTAGTTAAAAAACTATTAATGAAAGCGGCTAGTGAACATCCAAAAGTATATCAGCACCCAGCTCCGTTAGTGCTTTTTGAAAATTTTGGAGATAGTTCGTTAAACTTTAAATTAATTTTTACATTAAATGATAGTTTTCAGGCAGCAATACCAAAAAGTGATATACGGTTTAAAATAGACGAGCTGTTTAGAGAGCATAATATCAGTATTCCGTTCCCACAAAGAGATATACACATTGTAGATGCCAAAGGGTTACGTTTTGAACCTCCAAAGAAAAACAATCAGAAAGAAATTGAAGGTAAAGAGGAGGGAAATTCTAAAGAAGAACTAAATAATTAA
- a CDS encoding peroxiredoxin, whose protein sequence is MATAVGKKFPSLNVDAMNEMGDTFKLNVLEEAVKNKKKVLLFWYPKDFTFVCPTELHAFQAALPEFEKRNTIVIGASCDTPEVHFAWLSQSKDNGGIEGITYPLLADSNRNLSSILGILDISNETYDEATGTVQVEGDNVTYRATYLIDEEGTVFHEGINHMPVGRNVNEYLRLVDAYTHVQEKGEVCPANWEEGKEAMQANAKATAEYLAAI, encoded by the coding sequence ATGGCTACAGCAGTAGGAAAAAAATTCCCAAGTTTAAACGTAGATGCAATGAATGAAATGGGTGATACGTTTAAATTAAATGTATTAGAAGAGGCAGTTAAAAACAAGAAAAAAGTGTTGTTATTTTGGTATCCGAAAGACTTTACTTTCGTTTGTCCAACTGAGTTACACGCTTTTCAAGCTGCATTACCAGAATTTGAAAAAAGAAATACTATTGTAATCGGAGCTTCTTGTGATACTCCAGAAGTACACTTTGCTTGGTTAAGCCAATCAAAAGACAATGGAGGTATTGAAGGTATTACTTATCCATTATTAGCTGATAGTAATCGTAATTTGTCATCTATTTTAGGTATCTTAGACATCTCTAACGAAACTTATGACGAAGCTACAGGAACTGTACAAGTTGAAGGAGATAATGTAACGTATAGAGCTACCTATTTAATTGATGAAGAAGGAACTGTATTCCACGAAGGAATCAACCATATGCCAGTAGGTCGTAACGTAAACGAATATTTACGTTTAGTTGATGCTTACACTCACGTACAAGAAAAAGGTGAGGTTTGTCCAGCAAACTGGGAAGAAGGTAAAGAAGCAATGCAAGCAAACGCTAAAGCTACTGCAGAGTACTTAGCTGCAATCTAA
- a CDS encoding sigma-54-dependent transcriptional regulator encodes MSKILIIEDEAAIRRVLKKIISEENDSYEVEEAEDGLQGIEMIKKTDYDLVLCDIKMPKMDGVEVLEKVRKLKPEIPMVMISGHGDLDTAVNTMRLGAFDYISKPPDLNRLLNTVRNALDKKELVVENKRLKKKVSKNYEMIGESDAITHIKDIIEKVSATDARVLITGPNGTGKELVAHWLHEKSERSKASMVEVNCAAIPSELIESELFGHVKGSFTGANKDRAGKFEAANGGTIFLDEIGDMSLSAQAKVLRALQENRIQRVGSDKDIKVNVRVVAATNKDLKKEIEEGRFREDLYHRLAVILIKVPALNDRREDIPLLVDFFAKKISEEQGMPKKGFSNDAIKLLQEYDWTGNIRELRNVVERLLILGEKEVSKNDVKLFASK; translated from the coding sequence ATGAGTAAAATATTAATAATAGAAGATGAAGCTGCAATTCGCAGAGTATTAAAAAAAATTATTTCTGAAGAAAACGATTCCTATGAAGTAGAAGAAGCTGAAGATGGTTTGCAAGGAATTGAAATGATAAAGAAAACAGATTACGATTTGGTTTTGTGTGATATTAAGATGCCAAAAATGGATGGTGTTGAGGTATTGGAAAAAGTTAGAAAGTTAAAACCTGAAATACCAATGGTGATGATTTCTGGTCATGGTGATTTAGATACTGCAGTAAACACCATGCGTTTAGGAGCCTTTGATTATATTTCAAAACCACCAGATTTAAATCGTTTATTGAATACCGTAAGAAATGCTTTAGATAAAAAGGAGTTGGTAGTAGAAAATAAGCGTTTGAAAAAGAAGGTGAGTAAGAATTATGAAATGATTGGAGAGAGCGATGCTATTACTCATATTAAAGATATTATAGAAAAAGTATCAGCTACCGATGCTAGAGTTTTAATTACTGGACCTAATGGAACAGGAAAAGAGTTAGTAGCGCATTGGTTACATGAAAAATCTGAGCGCTCTAAAGCTTCAATGGTTGAAGTGAATTGTGCAGCTATTCCATCAGAACTAATAGAAAGTGAGCTGTTTGGGCATGTAAAAGGGAGTTTTACAGGAGCTAACAAAGATAGAGCAGGAAAGTTTGAAGCGGCTAATGGAGGAACCATTTTCTTGGATGAAATTGGAGATATGAGTTTGTCGGCACAAGCAAAAGTATTACGTGCTTTACAGGAAAATCGTATTCAACGAGTAGGTTCAGATAAAGACATAAAAGTAAATGTACGCGTAGTTGCTGCAACAAATAAAGATTTAAAGAAGGAAATTGAAGAAGGACGTTTCCGTGAAGATTTATATCATCGTTTAGCAGTGATTTTAATTAAAGTTCCTGCATTAAACGATAGAAGAGAAGATATACCGTTATTAGTAGATTTCTTTGCAAAGAAAATTTCTGAAGAGCAAGGTATGCCTAAAAAAGGATTTTCTAATGATGCTATTAAATTGTTGCAAGAATATGATTGGACAGGTAATATTCGAGAATTACGAAATGTAGTTGAACGATTACTTATTTTAGGAGAAAAAGAAGTTTCTAAAAATGACGTGAAACTATTTGCGAGTAAATAA